The Flavobacterium commune genome contains a region encoding:
- a CDS encoding FtsW/RodA/SpoVE family cell cycle protein, whose amino-acid sequence MKQLISSLKGDKGIWSFVALLALFSFMPVFSASSNLAYLGHGTGNTLGYLLKHLIHICCGFAIIYAVHNVPYHYFRSISKLLLPVVWVVLGITMIKGTVIGGANASRWLQIPFVGLSFQPSAFAALVLFVFVARYLSKTRTEPIDFLESLKELWLPVFITLMLILPSNFSTTALIFSMVVMLVFIGRYPIKYIGIIVGSGIVFLSFFWVLSKAFPDAKLFSRVRTWESRIENFSTNKPDEDDYQIEKAKIAIASGKIYGLGPGKSVQKNFLPQSSSDFIYAIIVEEYGLIGGLGVLCLYLLLLFRFVIASHKANTLFGKLVVIGLGFPMIFQAMINMAVAVELLPVTGQTLPLISSGGTSIWMTCIALGIIIGVTKKEEEIEQEQKDAARREEALQRLIDAELAAEEQQQKESYSIEDKMTNPMNAVLNK is encoded by the coding sequence ATGAAACAACTAATTAGCAGTTTAAAAGGGGACAAAGGGATTTGGTCATTTGTGGCCTTATTGGCCCTGTTTTCCTTTATGCCTGTTTTTAGTGCCAGTAGTAACCTGGCTTATTTGGGTCATGGAACAGGAAATACCTTAGGGTATTTATTAAAACATCTGATACATATTTGTTGTGGTTTTGCAATTATTTATGCGGTACACAATGTTCCGTATCATTATTTCCGGTCTATTTCTAAATTGTTACTACCTGTAGTTTGGGTGGTTTTAGGGATTACAATGATAAAAGGAACAGTGATAGGCGGAGCCAATGCAAGTAGATGGCTCCAAATTCCGTTTGTAGGTTTGTCATTTCAGCCTTCTGCCTTTGCAGCTTTGGTTTTGTTTGTGTTTGTAGCACGTTATTTATCAAAAACAAGAACAGAGCCGATAGACTTTTTAGAGTCTTTAAAGGAACTTTGGTTGCCTGTTTTTATTACGCTAATGTTAATCCTGCCTTCGAATTTTTCAACCACAGCTTTGATTTTTTCAATGGTTGTAATGTTAGTATTCATAGGGAGGTATCCAATAAAATATATCGGAATTATTGTAGGTTCAGGAATAGTTTTTCTTAGTTTTTTCTGGGTATTGTCTAAAGCTTTTCCAGATGCTAAATTGTTTAGCAGGGTTAGAACATGGGAAAGCCGAATTGAAAATTTTAGTACCAATAAGCCTGATGAAGATGATTACCAAATAGAGAAAGCCAAAATTGCCATTGCATCTGGAAAAATATATGGATTAGGTCCGGGGAAAAGTGTTCAGAAAAACTTTTTACCACAATCTTCTTCCGATTTTATTTATGCCATTATCGTTGAAGAATATGGATTGATTGGTGGTTTAGGGGTTTTGTGTTTGTATTTGTTGTTGCTTTTTCGATTTGTAATTGCTTCGCATAAGGCCAATACGCTTTTTGGAAAATTAGTCGTCATTGGGCTCGGTTTTCCAATGATTTTTCAGGCGATGATTAATATGGCAGTTGCTGTAGAATTATTACCTGTTACAGGACAAACGCTTCCGTTAATAAGTAGTGGAGGAACTTCTATCTGGATGACTTGTATCGCATTGGGAATCATCATTGGTGTAACCAAAAAAGAAGAAGAAATAGAACAAGAACAAAAAGATGCTGCCAGAAGAGAAGAAGCGCTTCAAAGACTGATTGATGCTGAATTAGCTGCCGAAGAGCAACAACAGAAAGAGTCTTATTCGATAGAAGATAAAATGACTAATCCAATGAATGCCGTTTTAAATAAATAG
- the mraZ gene encoding division/cell wall cluster transcriptional repressor MraZ: MNTIVGTYECKVDAKGRVLLPAPLKKQLATSLQDGFVLKRSLFQPCLELYPMEEWNLMMQKINKLNRFVKKNNDFIRKFTAGVKVVEIDALGRLLVPKDLVNFASITKDVVFSSAVNIVEIWDKDLYEQSIDDGVDFADLAEEVMGNINDNNDGIS; the protein is encoded by the coding sequence TTGAATACAATTGTTGGAACATATGAGTGTAAAGTTGATGCTAAAGGGAGGGTTTTGTTACCTGCTCCTTTGAAAAAGCAATTGGCGACCTCTCTTCAGGACGGTTTTGTTTTGAAGCGTTCTTTGTTTCAGCCTTGTCTGGAGTTGTATCCAATGGAAGAATGGAATTTGATGATGCAAAAAATCAATAAGCTTAATCGATTTGTTAAGAAGAACAACGACTTTATCCGCAAGTTTACTGCTGGTGTCAAGGTAGTTGAGATTGATGCTTTGGGGCGTTTATTAGTGCCTAAGGATTTGGTGAATTTTGCCAGTATAACTAAGGATGTTGTTTTTTCGTCTGCGGTGAATATTGTGGAAATTTGGGATAAGGATTTGTATGAGCAGTCAATAGATGATGGAGTTGATTTTGCAGATTTGGCTGAAGAGGTAATGGGTAATATAAATGACAACAACGATGGAATATCATAA
- a CDS encoding UDP-N-acetylmuramoyl-L-alanyl-D-glutamate--2,6-diaminopimelate ligase: MSKLLKDILYKVAIEAVHGSTDVVIGKLDFDSRKIGANDVFVAIRGSISDGHDYIQKAIDLGAKAIICDAFPEQFASEVTYVQVNDTNKALAFMAANYFGNPSEKLKLVGITGTNGKTTIASLLYQLFKKAGFKVGLLSTVKILVDDVEFKATHTTPDSITINHFLNEMVNAGIEYCFMEVSSHGIHQKRTEALHFTGGVFTNLSHDHLDYHPTFAEYRDVKKSFFDNLPKTAFAISNIDDKNGAVMMQNTLAKKRTYALKSYADYKAQILENLLSGLLLKIDGNEVWVKLIGVFNAYNLLAIYATAIELGLDNLETLRLLSELESVSGRFQYIVSDSNVTAIVDYAHTPDALENVLKTINEVRTKNEQLITIVGCGGNRDKAKRPIMAEIASELSNKTILTSDNPRDEDPEVIIGEMEAGVPPQNHKKVFAVTDRKQAIKIACQLAQPNDIILIAGKGHETYQEIKGIRTHFDDMEIVKGILEELHK; encoded by the coding sequence ATGAGTAAATTATTAAAAGACATATTATATAAAGTAGCAATCGAAGCGGTTCACGGATCGACAGATGTTGTTATCGGGAAATTGGATTTTGATTCCAGAAAAATCGGAGCCAATGATGTGTTTGTTGCTATTCGTGGTTCTATTTCCGATGGTCATGATTATATTCAAAAAGCAATCGATTTAGGAGCTAAAGCAATTATATGTGATGCTTTTCCGGAGCAATTTGCTAGTGAGGTTACTTATGTTCAGGTAAACGATACCAATAAGGCATTAGCTTTTATGGCTGCTAATTATTTTGGAAATCCATCCGAAAAATTAAAATTAGTTGGAATTACGGGAACTAATGGCAAGACAACTATTGCTTCTTTATTATATCAATTATTTAAAAAAGCAGGATTCAAAGTGGGCTTGCTTTCTACAGTAAAAATATTGGTCGATGATGTGGAATTTAAAGCTACGCACACCACACCTGATTCTATTACGATCAATCATTTTTTGAATGAAATGGTCAACGCCGGTATTGAGTATTGTTTTATGGAAGTGAGCTCCCATGGAATTCACCAAAAACGCACCGAGGCATTACATTTTACAGGAGGTGTTTTTACTAATTTATCACATGACCATTTAGATTATCATCCGACTTTTGCAGAATATAGAGATGTTAAAAAATCGTTTTTTGACAATTTACCAAAAACTGCTTTTGCTATTTCGAACATTGACGATAAGAATGGAGCGGTGATGATGCAAAATACGCTAGCTAAAAAACGTACTTATGCACTGAAATCCTATGCTGATTATAAGGCTCAAATTTTAGAGAATTTATTGTCAGGTTTGTTGCTTAAAATTGATGGCAACGAAGTTTGGGTAAAACTGATAGGTGTTTTTAATGCTTATAATTTGTTGGCAATTTATGCAACTGCTATCGAATTAGGTTTGGATAACTTGGAAACACTTCGTTTGTTGTCCGAATTGGAAAGTGTTTCCGGAAGATTCCAATACATTGTTTCTGATTCTAATGTTACTGCTATTGTGGATTATGCACATACTCCTGATGCTTTAGAAAACGTGTTGAAAACCATCAATGAAGTGCGTACTAAGAACGAACAACTGATAACTATTGTAGGTTGTGGAGGAAACAGAGACAAGGCGAAGCGACCAATTATGGCTGAAATTGCATCTGAATTGAGTAACAAAACCATTTTAACATCTGATAATCCAAGGGACGAAGACCCGGAAGTGATTATTGGAGAAATGGAAGCGGGAGTCCCACCACAAAATCATAAAAAAGTTTTTGCTGTAACCGATCGAAAACAAGCTATAAAAATTGCTTGCCAATTGGCTCAGCCCAATGATATTATTTTAATTGCAGGAAAAGGACATGAAACCTATCAGGAAATCAAGGGTATTCGTACTCATTTTGATGATATGGAGATTGTTAAGGGAATTTTAGAAGAACTACATAAATAG
- a CDS encoding penicillin-binding protein, whose amino-acid sequence MAVDDKHISYRIYLVACAIFLMAIGIAVKLTNIQWVEGEYYRELAKERTVRNFVIPANKGNIYSADGSLLATSIPKYIIRFDALAPKKEAFEQNVNALADSLATVLGKSAGFYQNELRKARANNNRYYLVARDLSYTDYMKIKSFPLFELGAYKGGIIIEQKTVREHPIGKIAERTIGYERKYQVGHSDGKGIEWAYRDYLNGKDGKILKQKIAKGQWKPIRDLNEVDPQDGYDVISTIDVYIQDIAHHALLKQLEDYQADHGCVVVMESHTGQVKAISNLGRASDGTYYETTNYAVAESHEPGSTFKLVDLMTILEDKVADTSTVYDTKGGEIRYSGKAVRDSHKGGYGKISLGRGFELSSNTVLVQAVYDNYKNNPSKFVNRVNSYGLNKRLNMDFKGEGRPFIPQPTDKNWSNISLPWMAFGYGVSVTPMQTLAYYNAVANNGVMVKPQFVSEIKEWNRTIKKMEPEVINPKICSRETLLKVRAVLKNVVKRGTGSKLYSKDFSMAGKTGTAQVNYGKRDGSGLYYASSFVGYFPADHPKYSCIVVVHKPNTSNNNYYGADVAGPVFKRIAQKIFTEVPSTNEIKKLDRKIPKQEKNYNEYYAKLQKNQQLIPNVKGMPGMDAIALLENLGMKVRTSGMGKVKKQSLQAGQNIIKNTTITLELL is encoded by the coding sequence ATGGCAGTAGATGATAAACACATATCGTACCGAATCTATCTGGTTGCTTGTGCTATCTTTTTGATGGCAATAGGAATTGCTGTTAAGTTGACTAATATTCAATGGGTCGAAGGAGAGTATTATAGAGAATTAGCAAAGGAAAGAACGGTTCGAAATTTTGTTATTCCTGCTAATAAAGGAAATATTTATTCTGCCGATGGAAGTTTGTTGGCTACTTCAATCCCAAAATACATTATCCGCTTTGATGCTTTGGCTCCAAAAAAAGAAGCTTTCGAGCAAAATGTGAATGCTTTGGCCGATTCATTAGCTACTGTTTTAGGGAAATCAGCAGGTTTTTATCAAAATGAACTCAGAAAAGCAAGAGCTAATAATAATCGTTATTATTTAGTTGCCAGGGATCTAAGTTATACCGATTATATGAAAATAAAGAGTTTTCCTTTATTTGAATTAGGGGCTTATAAAGGCGGAATTATAATCGAACAAAAAACAGTACGCGAGCATCCTATTGGTAAAATTGCCGAAAGAACCATTGGGTACGAAAGAAAATACCAGGTAGGACATTCGGATGGAAAAGGAATTGAATGGGCTTACAGAGATTATTTGAATGGTAAAGATGGAAAAATTCTGAAGCAAAAAATTGCTAAAGGACAATGGAAACCTATCAGAGATTTGAATGAGGTTGACCCTCAGGATGGCTACGATGTGATTTCTACAATAGATGTTTACATTCAGGATATTGCACACCACGCTTTATTGAAACAATTAGAAGATTATCAGGCCGATCATGGTTGCGTGGTGGTGATGGAATCGCATACGGGGCAGGTAAAAGCTATTTCTAATTTAGGAAGAGCTAGCGATGGAACCTATTATGAAACAACTAATTACGCAGTAGCCGAATCGCATGAACCGGGTTCTACTTTTAAATTAGTTGATTTAATGACTATTCTGGAAGATAAAGTTGCCGATACCAGTACGGTTTATGATACCAAAGGAGGAGAAATAAGGTACTCGGGTAAGGCAGTGAGGGATTCTCATAAAGGAGGTTATGGGAAAATTTCTTTAGGAAGAGGTTTCGAATTATCTTCAAACACCGTTTTGGTTCAGGCAGTATATGATAATTATAAAAACAATCCGTCCAAGTTTGTCAATCGAGTGAATTCTTATGGATTGAATAAACGATTGAATATGGATTTTAAAGGAGAAGGACGTCCGTTTATCCCACAACCTACGGATAAAAATTGGTCTAATATTTCATTGCCTTGGATGGCTTTTGGATACGGGGTTTCGGTTACGCCAATGCAAACCTTAGCTTATTATAATGCGGTGGCTAATAATGGAGTGATGGTAAAACCACAATTTGTTTCTGAAATTAAAGAATGGAACAGAACCATCAAAAAAATGGAGCCGGAGGTTATTAATCCTAAAATTTGTTCGCGAGAAACACTTTTAAAAGTAAGAGCTGTTTTGAAAAATGTAGTTAAACGAGGAACAGGTTCAAAATTATATTCTAAGGATTTTTCTATGGCAGGAAAAACCGGAACAGCTCAGGTAAATTACGGAAAACGTGACGGTTCAGGCTTGTATTATGCCTCTTCTTTTGTGGGGTATTTTCCAGCGGATCATCCTAAATATTCTTGTATTGTAGTGGTTCATAAGCCTAATACATCCAATAATAATTATTATGGTGCCGATGTGGCAGGTCCTGTTTTTAAACGAATAGCCCAAAAGATTTTCACCGAAGTACCTTCGACAAATGAAATCAAAAAACTGGATAGAAAGATTCCAAAACAGGAGAAAAATTACAACGAATATTATGCTAAACTCCAAAAGAATCAGCAATTAATTCCTAATGTTAAAGGGATGCCGGGAATGGATGCCATTGCTTTGCTGGAAAATTTAGGAATGAAAGTGAGAACCAGTGGAATGGGAAAGGTTAAAAAGCAATCGTTACAGGCAGGACAAAATATTATAAAAAACACTACCATAACTTTAGAATTATTGTAG
- the murD gene encoding UDP-N-acetylmuramoyl-L-alanine--D-glutamate ligase gives MRLVVLGGGESGVGTAILGKEKGYDVFVSDFGKIKENYKEVLIKNGIDWEDEKHTESLILNADVVMKSPGIPEKAPIVKKLVEKGIPVISEIEFAAPFTKAITIGITGSNGKTTTTMLTYHLLKSAGLNVGLAGNIGKSFAEQVAEDKYDSYVLELSSFQLDGIINYKPHIAIITNISPDHLDRYDYKYENYIDSKFRITMNQTEEDYLIYDADDEAISEWLQKNKTRAKLIPFSLTKTFEEGVFIKNNKMEAIINQEEFQMETAAIALEGKHNFKNAMAATSVAKLMQIRKATIRESLSNFQGVEHRLEKVLKIQNVQYINDSKATNVNATFFALDSMNTPTVWIVGGVDKGNDYNELMALVREKVKAIICLGVENRKIIDAFGNVVDVMVEVGTMTEAVRMAQHISEKGDTVLLSPACASFDLFENYEDRGRQFKDAVHNL, from the coding sequence ATGAGATTAGTAGTATTAGGCGGAGGCGAAAGCGGGGTTGGAACAGCAATCCTTGGAAAAGAAAAAGGATACGATGTTTTTGTGTCTGATTTTGGAAAGATAAAAGAAAATTACAAAGAAGTTCTTATAAAAAATGGTATTGATTGGGAAGATGAAAAACATACAGAATCCCTTATTCTGAATGCCGATGTGGTGATGAAAAGCCCGGGGATTCCTGAGAAAGCACCCATAGTAAAAAAGCTGGTCGAAAAAGGAATACCAGTAATTTCTGAAATCGAATTTGCTGCTCCTTTTACTAAAGCAATTACGATAGGAATAACAGGAAGTAACGGGAAGACAACTACTACGATGTTAACCTATCATTTGCTAAAATCAGCGGGATTGAATGTAGGACTGGCAGGGAATATCGGGAAAAGCTTTGCTGAACAGGTTGCCGAAGATAAGTACGATAGTTACGTGCTGGAGTTGAGTAGTTTTCAGTTGGACGGAATCATAAATTATAAGCCGCATATAGCCATTATAACCAATATTAGTCCGGATCATTTAGACCGATACGATTATAAATATGAGAATTATATTGATTCGAAATTTAGAATAACAATGAACCAGACCGAAGAGGATTATCTCATTTATGATGCAGATGACGAAGCAATTTCAGAATGGTTACAAAAGAACAAAACAAGAGCAAAATTAATTCCTTTCTCATTGACAAAAACATTTGAAGAAGGAGTCTTTATAAAAAATAACAAAATGGAAGCAATAATCAATCAAGAGGAATTTCAAATGGAAACAGCAGCAATTGCCTTGGAGGGAAAACATAATTTTAAAAACGCCATGGCAGCAACTTCTGTAGCTAAATTGATGCAAATTAGAAAAGCAACAATTCGCGAAAGTTTATCAAATTTTCAGGGTGTAGAACACCGTCTTGAGAAAGTATTGAAAATCCAAAATGTGCAATACATCAACGATTCGAAAGCAACTAACGTAAACGCTACTTTTTTTGCTTTAGACAGTATGAATACACCAACAGTATGGATCGTTGGAGGTGTTGATAAAGGAAATGATTATAACGAATTGATGGCATTGGTTCGCGAGAAAGTAAAAGCTATTATTTGTTTGGGAGTTGAGAATAGAAAAATTATTGATGCTTTTGGTAATGTGGTGGATGTAATGGTTGAAGTAGGCACGATGACCGAAGCCGTAAGAATGGCACAACACATTTCAGAAAAAGGAGATACTGTTTTATTGTCGCCAGCCTGCGCTAGTTTTGACTTGTTTGAAAACTACGAAGACAGAGGAAGACAATTTAAAGATGCGGTGCATAATTTGTAA
- the murG gene encoding undecaprenyldiphospho-muramoylpentapeptide beta-N-acetylglucosaminyltransferase: MKQYKFILSGGGTGGHIYPAIAIANELKSRFPDAEFLFVGAQDKMEMQKVPQAGYAIKGLWIAGLQRKLTLQNAMFPLKLISSLWKSRKIIKQFKPDAVIGTGGFASGPLLQMANMLGIPTLIQEQNSFPGITNKLLSKKANAICVAYENLERFFPKEKMILTGNPVRQDLIAIESKRAAAIEYFRLDTNKKTLLVLGGSLGARRVNQLIEKELKNIQAQDVQIIWQCGKLYFEDYKKYNSENVQVVAFIEKMDFVYAAADIIISRAGASSVSELCIVGKPVIFIPSPNVAEDHQTKNAKAIVDKKGALLIKESELDTEFSLVFEALLKDPEKQKQLSENIKELALPEATKQIADEIVKLIQ, encoded by the coding sequence ATGAAACAGTATAAATTCATATTAAGTGGCGGAGGAACCGGGGGACATATTTATCCTGCAATTGCAATTGCCAATGAATTAAAATCGCGATTTCCGGATGCGGAGTTTCTATTTGTAGGAGCTCAGGATAAGATGGAAATGCAAAAAGTACCGCAAGCAGGATATGCTATCAAAGGTTTGTGGATTGCCGGATTGCAAAGAAAATTGACTCTACAGAATGCTATGTTTCCATTGAAATTAATTAGCAGTTTGTGGAAATCCAGAAAAATAATAAAACAGTTTAAGCCCGATGCGGTTATAGGAACAGGTGGTTTTGCAAGCGGTCCTTTGTTGCAAATGGCAAATATGCTTGGTATTCCAACATTGATTCAGGAGCAAAATTCATTTCCGGGAATTACCAATAAATTGTTGAGTAAAAAAGCCAATGCTATTTGTGTGGCTTATGAAAATCTGGAACGATTTTTTCCAAAAGAGAAAATGATTCTGACAGGGAATCCTGTTCGTCAGGATTTGATTGCTATTGAAAGCAAAAGAGCAGCAGCAATTGAATATTTTAGATTGGATACCAATAAAAAAACGCTTTTAGTTCTTGGTGGAAGTTTAGGTGCCAGAAGAGTCAATCAGTTAATTGAAAAAGAACTGAAAAATATACAGGCTCAAGACGTTCAGATTATCTGGCAATGTGGGAAGTTGTATTTCGAGGATTATAAAAAATACAATTCGGAGAATGTTCAGGTGGTTGCTTTTATTGAAAAAATGGATTTTGTTTATGCTGCCGCCGATATTATTATTTCGCGTGCTGGAGCTTCTTCGGTATCGGAATTGTGTATTGTGGGGAAACCAGTCATTTTTATTCCATCGCCTAATGTAGCTGAAGATCATCAGACAAAAAATGCAAAAGCCATTGTCGATAAAAAAGGAGCGCTTTTAATCAAAGAATCTGAATTAGATACCGAGTTTAGTTTGGTTTTTGAAGCTTTGTTGAAAGATCCGGAAAAACAAAAGCAGTTGAGTGAGAATATAAAAGAACTCGCGTTGCCAGAAGCAACAAAGCAAATTGCCGACGAAATTGTGAAATTGATACAATAG
- the mraY gene encoding phospho-N-acetylmuramoyl-pentapeptide-transferase: MLYYLFDYFNKTLNISGTGVFQYITFRSALAFILSLLLSTIYGKRVIRFLQKQQVGETIRELGLQGQNEKAGTPTMGGLIIIFATLIPVLLFAKLHNIYIVLLIVTTLWMGTIGFVDDYIKIFKKDKQGLKGIFKVFGQVGLGLIVGSVLYFNPQVTVRTDTGKTDVFKQTTAAVIVPAGIEEKSTATTIPFFKNNEFDYAEVLAWTGEGYEKWAWLVFIPVVIFIITAVSNGANLTDGIDGLAAGTSAISVLALAIFTFVSGNIIFSNYLNIMYIPNSGEMTVFIAAFVGALIGFLWYNSYPASVFMGDTGSLTIGGIIAVLAIAVRKELLIPLLCGIFLVENFSVVLQVSYFKYTKKRFGEGRRIFLMSPLHHHYQKKGYHESKIVTRFWIVAIMLAILSIVTLKLR, from the coding sequence ATGCTGTATTATTTATTTGATTATTTCAACAAAACATTGAATATTTCTGGAACAGGAGTTTTTCAATACATCACTTTTAGATCGGCATTAGCTTTTATTCTTTCGTTGTTGTTGTCAACAATTTATGGAAAAAGAGTCATTCGCTTTTTACAAAAACAGCAAGTAGGCGAGACTATTAGAGAACTCGGTTTGCAAGGGCAGAATGAGAAAGCAGGAACTCCTACTATGGGAGGATTGATTATCATTTTTGCAACCTTAATTCCTGTTTTGTTGTTTGCCAAATTGCATAATATATATATCGTTTTGTTGATTGTGACTACCTTATGGATGGGAACAATTGGTTTTGTAGACGATTATATCAAGATTTTCAAAAAAGACAAACAAGGATTAAAAGGAATTTTTAAGGTTTTTGGTCAGGTTGGATTAGGTTTGATTGTGGGAAGTGTGTTGTATTTTAATCCACAAGTAACCGTTCGAACTGATACCGGAAAAACCGATGTTTTTAAGCAAACAACTGCAGCCGTTATAGTGCCAGCCGGTATTGAGGAAAAATCTACAGCAACAACAATTCCTTTTTTCAAAAATAATGAGTTTGATTATGCTGAAGTTTTGGCATGGACAGGCGAAGGTTATGAAAAATGGGCTTGGTTGGTTTTTATTCCGGTAGTAATTTTTATTATCACGGCGGTTTCTAACGGTGCTAATTTAACTGACGGTATCGACGGACTAGCGGCAGGGACTTCCGCTATTTCGGTACTGGCACTCGCCATTTTTACATTCGTTTCGGGAAATATTATTTTCTCTAATTATCTCAACATTATGTATATCCCTAATTCGGGAGAAATGACGGTTTTTATTGCTGCTTTTGTTGGGGCACTCATCGGATTTTTATGGTACAATTCCTATCCGGCTTCGGTTTTTATGGGAGATACAGGAAGTTTAACTATAGGAGGAATTATCGCGGTATTAGCAATTGCTGTTCGAAAAGAATTATTGATTCCATTATTATGCGGAATATTCCTTGTAGAAAATTTCTCAGTGGTTTTACAGGTGAGTTATTTTAAATATACCAAGAAACGTTTTGGCGAAGGCCGAAGAATTTTTCTGATGTCGCCATTGCATCATCATTATCAAAAGAAAGGTTATCACGAAAGTAAGATTGTTACCCGATTTTGGATTGTGGCCATCATGCTGGCGATACTTTCCATTGTTACCTTAAAACTAAGATAA
- a CDS encoding FtsL-like putative cell division protein — protein MKTSIYNLLKARFLIDDDAIKNWRFIVFLIVLAIIMIANTQRYEQKVFKIAELTSEVKELRSEFVDRRSELMKLRMESTVSEKMVEKEIFPSTVPPVKIKVKKEEEKSFLKKLWQ, from the coding sequence ATGAAAACGAGTATTTATAATCTGTTAAAAGCAAGGTTTTTAATCGATGATGATGCGATAAAAAATTGGCGTTTTATTGTTTTTTTGATTGTTCTGGCAATAATTATGATTGCAAATACACAGCGATACGAACAAAAAGTATTTAAAATAGCTGAATTAACTTCAGAAGTAAAAGAATTGCGCTCAGAATTTGTTGACAGACGTTCGGAATTAATGAAGTTACGAATGGAGTCAACCGTTTCTGAAAAGATGGTAGAAAAAGAAATTTTCCCATCTACAGTACCTCCGGTAAAGATAAAAGTGAAGAAAGAAGAAGAAAAAAGTTTCCTTAAGAAATTATGGCAGTAG
- the rsmH gene encoding 16S rRNA (cytosine(1402)-N(4))-methyltransferase RsmH — MTTTMEYHNPVLLKETVDGLNIKPDGVYVDVTFGGGGHSKEILRRLGPNGKLFAFDQDEDALANALPDERFVLINENFRHIKRFLRFHGVRNVDGILGDLGVSSHQFDVPERGFSTRFDAGLDMRMSQKNDLNAYKVVNEYDDANLRRVFYDYGELKNAPALSRTIIEARVHRPIKTTDELKEVLAKYLPERVRNKVLAQIYQAIRIEVNQEMDVLKEFLEQSLEILNPGGRLSVISYHSLEDRLVKRFIKNGMFEGEPERDFFGNFSVPFKTIGKLIVPENEEIKVNNRARSAKLRIAEKK, encoded by the coding sequence ATGACAACAACGATGGAATATCATAATCCGGTTTTGCTAAAAGAAACAGTAGATGGTTTAAATATTAAGCCAGACGGAGTGTATGTAGATGTGACTTTTGGTGGAGGTGGTCATTCGAAAGAGATATTAAGACGATTAGGGCCTAACGGGAAATTATTTGCCTTCGATCAGGATGAAGATGCACTTGCTAATGCACTACCTGATGAGCGATTTGTATTGATTAATGAAAATTTTAGACATATAAAACGATTCCTTCGTTTTCATGGTGTGAGAAATGTTGATGGGATTTTAGGTGATTTAGGAGTTTCTTCTCATCAGTTTGATGTGCCGGAAAGAGGATTTTCAACCCGATTTGATGCAGGTTTGGATATGAGAATGAGTCAAAAAAACGATCTTAATGCTTATAAAGTAGTTAATGAGTATGATGATGCTAATTTAAGAAGGGTTTTTTATGATTATGGTGAATTGAAAAATGCACCTGCTTTATCAAGAACCATTATTGAAGCCAGAGTGCACAGACCAATAAAAACTACTGATGAATTAAAAGAAGTTTTGGCGAAATATTTACCTGAAAGAGTTCGAAATAAAGTATTGGCTCAAATTTATCAGGCGATTCGAATTGAGGTGAATCAGGAGATGGATGTTTTAAAAGAATTTTTAGAACAATCATTAGAAATTTTGAATCCGGGAGGACGATTAAGTGTGATTTCGTATCATTCTTTAGAAGACCGTTTGGTGAAAAGATTTATAAAAAACGGCATGTTTGAAGGAGAACCTGAACGTGATTTTTTTGGCAATTTTTCGGTTCCGTTTAAAACTATTGGAAAATTAATTGTTCCTGAAAACGAAGAGATTAAAGTGAATAACAGAGCAAGAAGTGCCAAGTTAAGAATTGCCGAAAAAAAATAA